One segment of Clostridium botulinum DNA contains the following:
- a CDS encoding O-acetylhomoserine aminocarboxypropyltransferase/cysteine synthase family protein yields MKIETKCLHEGYKPKNGEPVALPIYQSTTYRYDSTEAIGKLFDLTAEGHMYSRISNPTVGAVEDKIASLEGGIGALCTSSGQAASLISILNILKAGDHIISAATIYGGTINLFAVTLKRFGIECTFVDPDASEEEIQKEFRKNTKVVFGETIANPAIAVFDIERFAKIAHKNNVPLIIDNTFATPILCRPIEFGADIVIHSTTKYMDGHAVQVGGVIVDSGNFDWTNGNFSEFTEPDDSYHGVIYSKDFGKSAYITKARVQLMRDLGAYIPANAAFLLNLGLETLSVRIEKHCRNAEKVAEFLSSNEKVEFVNYPTVKGNKYEDLARKYLPNGCSGVVSFSIKGSRENAIRFMDNLKLAENVVHVADIRTCVLHPASSTHRQLTDEQLLAAGITPGLVRLSVGLENIDDILEDVKQALDRV; encoded by the coding sequence CAAAATGTTTACATGAAGGCTATAAACCAAAGAATGGGGAACCAGTAGCGTTACCTATCTATCAAAGTACTACATATAGATATGATAGTACAGAAGCAATTGGTAAATTATTTGATTTAACTGCTGAGGGGCATATGTATTCACGTATATCAAATCCAACAGTTGGAGCTGTAGAAGACAAAATAGCTTCACTAGAAGGTGGAATAGGAGCGCTTTGTACTAGTTCTGGACAAGCTGCATCTTTAATAAGTATATTAAATATTTTAAAAGCTGGAGATCATATTATTAGTGCTGCAACAATTTATGGGGGAACAATTAATTTGTTTGCAGTAACACTAAAAAGATTTGGGATAGAGTGTACATTTGTTGATCCTGATGCTTCAGAAGAAGAAATACAAAAAGAATTTAGAAAAAATACTAAAGTTGTTTTTGGTGAAACTATTGCAAATCCAGCTATAGCTGTATTTGATATAGAGAGATTTGCTAAAATAGCACATAAAAACAATGTACCTCTTATAATAGATAATACTTTTGCAACTCCTATACTTTGTAGACCAATAGAATTTGGAGCAGATATAGTTATTCATTCTACTACTAAATATATGGATGGCCATGCAGTTCAAGTTGGAGGAGTTATTGTTGATAGCGGTAATTTTGATTGGACAAATGGAAATTTCTCAGAGTTTACAGAACCTGATGACTCATATCATGGAGTAATTTATTCAAAAGACTTTGGAAAGTCTGCATATATAACAAAGGCTAGAGTACAACTTATGAGAGATTTAGGAGCATATATACCAGCAAATGCTGCATTTCTTTTAAATTTAGGTCTTGAAACACTTTCAGTTAGAATAGAAAAACATTGCAGAAATGCTGAGAAAGTTGCAGAATTTTTAAGTAGTAATGAAAAAGTTGAATTTGTAAATTATCCAACAGTAAAAGGAAATAAATATGAAGATTTAGCAAGAAAATACTTACCGAATGGTTGCAGTGGAGTAGTATCATTTTCAATTAAGGGAAGTAGAGAAAATGCAATTAGATTTATGGATAATTTAAAACTTGCAGAAAATGTAGTTCATGTAGCAGATATTCGTACATGCGTACTTCATCCAGCAAGTTCAACACATCGCCAACTTACAGATGAGCAACTTTTAGCAGCTGGGATAACACCAGGACTTGTTAGATTATCAGTTGGCCTTGAAAATATAGATGATATATTAGAAGATGTTAAACAAGCATTAGATCGAGTTTAA
- the thrS gene encoding threonine--tRNA ligase, with protein sequence MIKVSLKDGSVKEFEAGLSVYEIAKSISEGLARNACCGVVNGKVCDLRNKINEDVSLSICTFDSQEGKDAVRHSISHVLAYAVKRLFPQTKLAIGPSIATGFYYDFDKDVAFSAQDLEKLEAEMKKIIKENPSIEKFELPRDEALELMKDEPYKVELINDLGEDEIISFYKIGEFTDLCAGPHVMSLKPIKALKLTRSAGAYWKGDEKNKMLTRIYGTAFLKKSELDEYLEAIEEAKKRDHNKLGRELKLFTTDENVGQGLPLLMPKGAKIVQTLQRWVEDEEERRGYVLTKTPLMAKSDLYKISGHWDHYKDGMFVLGDEEKDEEVFALRPMTCPFQYTIYNAEQHSYRDLPIRYGETSTLFRNESSGEMHGLIRVRQFTLADGHLIVTPEQLEEEFKGVLELIQYLMKTLGIDEDISYRFSKWDPNNTEKYINDPEAWNKTQDTMRTILDHLKINYVEADDEAAFYGPKLDLQCRNVHGKEDTLFTVQIDFALAERFDMSYIDKNGEKKRPYIIHRSSIGCYERTLAMLIEKYAGAFPTWLSPVQVKVLPISDKYNDYAESVVKSLRNKGVRIEADYRAEKIGYKIREARLERTPYILVVGEKEAANNEVSVRSRKNDDEGAIKLDAFTERLLNEIATKER encoded by the coding sequence ATGATAAAAGTAAGTTTAAAAGATGGTTCAGTTAAAGAATTTGAAGCTGGATTATCTGTATATGAAATAGCAAAATCAATTAGTGAAGGTTTAGCTAGAAACGCTTGTTGTGGCGTTGTTAACGGTAAGGTTTGCGACCTTAGAAATAAAATAAATGAAGATGTGTCTTTAAGCATATGCACTTTTGATTCTCAAGAAGGTAAAGATGCTGTAAGACATAGTATATCTCATGTTTTAGCTTATGCTGTTAAAAGATTATTTCCTCAAACAAAATTAGCTATAGGACCTTCTATTGCTACTGGTTTTTACTATGACTTTGATAAAGATGTTGCATTTTCAGCTCAAGATTTAGAAAAACTTGAAGCAGAAATGAAAAAAATAATTAAAGAAAATCCTTCAATTGAAAAATTTGAACTTCCAAGAGATGAAGCTTTAGAATTAATGAAGGATGAACCATATAAAGTAGAATTAATAAATGATTTAGGTGAAGATGAAATAATATCCTTCTACAAAATTGGTGAATTTACTGATTTATGTGCTGGACCTCATGTTATGTCTTTAAAACCAATTAAAGCACTCAAACTTACTAGAAGCGCTGGTGCTTACTGGAAAGGTGACGAAAAAAATAAAATGCTTACTAGAATATATGGTACTGCTTTCTTAAAGAAATCAGAACTTGATGAATATTTAGAAGCTATTGAAGAAGCTAAAAAGAGAGATCACAATAAATTAGGTAGAGAACTTAAATTATTTACTACTGATGAAAATGTTGGTCAAGGTCTTCCTTTATTAATGCCAAAAGGAGCTAAGATTGTTCAAACTCTTCAAAGATGGGTTGAGGATGAAGAAGAAAGAAGAGGTTATGTATTAACTAAAACTCCGCTTATGGCTAAAAGTGACCTTTATAAAATTTCTGGTCACTGGGATCACTATAAAGATGGTATGTTTGTATTAGGAGATGAAGAAAAGGACGAAGAAGTATTTGCTTTAAGACCTATGACTTGTCCATTCCAATATACTATATATAATGCAGAACAACACAGTTATAGAGATCTTCCTATAAGATACGGTGAAACTTCTACTCTATTTAGAAATGAATCTTCTGGTGAAATGCATGGACTTATAAGAGTTAGACAATTTACTTTAGCTGATGGTCATTTAATTGTAACTCCAGAACAATTAGAAGAAGAATTCAAAGGTGTACTTGAATTAATTCAATATCTAATGAAAACTTTAGGAATTGATGAAGATATAAGTTATAGATTTTCTAAATGGGATCCAAATAATACTGAAAAATATATAAATGATCCTGAAGCTTGGAATAAAACTCAAGATACTATGAGAACTATCTTAGATCATTTAAAAATTAATTATGTTGAAGCTGATGATGAAGCTGCATTCTATGGTCCAAAGCTTGACTTACAATGTAGAAATGTTCATGGTAAAGAAGATACATTGTTCACAGTTCAAATCGACTTTGCTTTAGCTGAAAGATTTGATATGAGCTATATTGATAAAAATGGAGAAAAGAAACGTCCATATATAATTCATAGATCATCAATTGGATGTTATGAAAGAACTTTAGCAATGCTTATAGAAAAATATGCTGGTGCATTCCCTACTTGGCTTTCTCCAGTTCAAGTAAAAGTGTTACCAATATCAGATAAATATAATGATTATGCTGAATCAGTAGTTAAATCATTAAGAAATAAAGGTGTTAGAATTGAAGCCGATTATAGAGCTGAAAAAATCGGTTATAAAATCAGAGAAGCTAGACTTGAAAGAACTCCTTACATCTTAGTTGTTGGTGAAAAAGAAGCTGCTAACAATGAAGTTTCTGTAAGAAGCAGAAAGAATGATGATGAAGGCGCTATAAAATTAGATGCCTTTACAGAAAGACTATTAAATGAAATAGCTACAAAAGAAAGATAA
- a CDS encoding HNH endonuclease signature motif containing protein yields MYLCEICQKQADIHHIVHRSEGGLDIKLNYKYLCSYHHRGKPGPHHCEETDILYKLELQNNLFYLLQNDYYKFKELMILLEVSKNQLKRIVKNLKVYKEGYKKLDIVVKIMGGKLYTEEMIENLTLDKLIDNIDKEP; encoded by the coding sequence TTGTATTTGTGTGAAATATGCCAAAAGCAGGCTGACATTCATCATATTGTTCACAGAAGTGAAGGTGGATTGGATATAAAATTAAATTACAAATATTTATGTTCATATCATCATAGAGGTAAACCAGGACCTCATCATTGTGAAGAAACTGATATTTTGTACAAGTTAGAACTTCAAAATAATTTATTTTATCTTCTTCAAAATGATTATTATAAATTTAAAGAATTGATGATATTACTTGAAGTATCTAAAAATCAACTAAAAAGAATCGTTAAAAATTTAAAAGTATATAAAGAAGGATATAAAAAATTAGATATAGTAGTTAAAATTATGGGGGGAAAACTATATACTGAAGAAATGATTGAAAATCTAACCCTAGATAAATTAATCGACAATATAGACAAGGAACCTTAA
- a CDS encoding glycerol-3-phosphate responsive antiterminator, whose amino-acid sequence MSTVELLEQNPIIASVKNEEELALALESSVQIIFVLFGSIMNIKEVSNLIDEKGKIGIIHLDLVDGFVSTKEVVISYLKENTKFKGIISTKPHILKIAKNYGLLAIQRFFIFDTLSFTNSKNHLVSGADAIEILPGILPKVIEDMSKNTLKPIITGGLIENKQEIISALQSGATCISTTKQELWSV is encoded by the coding sequence ATGAGTACAGTAGAGTTATTAGAACAGAACCCTATTATAGCATCTGTAAAAAATGAAGAAGAATTAGCATTAGCGCTAGAATCTTCAGTACAGATTATATTTGTGTTATTTGGCAGTATTATGAATATAAAGGAAGTAAGCAATTTAATAGATGAAAAAGGAAAAATTGGAATAATTCATTTAGATTTAGTTGATGGTTTTGTTTCAACTAAAGAAGTAGTAATTAGTTACTTAAAAGAAAATACTAAATTTAAAGGAATTATAAGCACCAAACCACATATTCTTAAAATCGCTAAAAATTATGGATTATTAGCAATTCAAAGATTCTTTATATTTGATACATTGTCATTCACAAATTCAAAGAATCATTTAGTATCAGGAGCTGATGCAATAGAAATATTACCTGGAATTTTACCTAAGGTTATAGAAGATATGTCTAAAAATACATTGAAACCGATAATCACAGGCGGATTAATTGAGAATAAACAGGAGATTATTTCAGCATTACAATCTGGTGCAACATGTATATCTACAACTAAGCAAGAGCTTTGGAGTGTTTAG
- the pgtP gene encoding phosphoglycerate transporter protein PgtP → MFNFLKPAPHIERMPAEKIPSSYKRYRIQVFISIYVGYLIYYFVRSNFSLAKVYLIDQGFTKTQVGFVASALGLAYGVSKFVMGNVSDRSNPKYFLAIGLILSGVTNLFLPNATNIGMMFILMLLNGWFQGMGWPPCGRIMTHWFSDSERGVKMSIWNTAHNVGGGFIATVVLFGVSVFGSWKGSFYLPALIAIVGGILYMFFAKDTPQSVGLPPIEEYMDDYPEVAEQVEDAEAELTAKEILFKYVFNNKLLWCIALANVFVYLVRYGVINWVPTYLQEVRHFNPKDSSIAFALFEYAAIPGTIIVGWISDHIFHGRRAPIGIICMVGVAVATFVYWKSSSPMAINCALASIGALIYGPVMLIGVSALDLVPKKAAGTAAGFTGLFGYMGGQVAAEVAMGAVVDKFSWDGGFILLMVSCVLAIFFLSFTWNSHNIAAKKAN, encoded by the coding sequence ATGTTTAACTTTTTAAAACCGGCACCTCATATCGAGAGAATGCCAGCAGAAAAGATACCATCAAGCTACAAGAGATATCGTATACAAGTATTTATAAGTATATATGTTGGATATCTTATTTATTACTTTGTAAGAAGTAATTTCTCATTAGCTAAGGTATATCTTATAGACCAAGGATTTACAAAAACTCAAGTAGGTTTTGTTGCATCAGCTTTAGGACTAGCTTATGGTGTAAGTAAATTCGTAATGGGTAATGTGTCCGATAGATCAAATCCAAAATATTTCCTAGCAATAGGTCTTATATTATCGGGTGTAACAAATTTATTCTTACCTAATGCAACTAATATAGGTATGATGTTTATATTAATGTTACTTAATGGATGGTTCCAAGGTATGGGATGGCCTCCATGTGGTAGAATAATGACCCACTGGTTCTCAGATAGTGAACGTGGAGTTAAGATGTCAATATGGAATACAGCACATAATGTTGGTGGTGGATTTATCGCTACAGTAGTATTATTTGGTGTATCTGTATTTGGAAGTTGGAAAGGTTCATTTTACCTACCAGCACTTATCGCTATAGTTGGTGGTATTCTTTATATGTTCTTTGCAAAAGATACTCCTCAATCAGTTGGTTTACCACCAATCGAAGAGTATATGGATGATTATCCAGAAGTTGCAGAACAAGTTGAAGATGCAGAAGCTGAACTTACTGCAAAAGAAATATTATTTAAATATGTATTTAATAACAAATTATTATGGTGTATTGCTCTAGCTAACGTATTCGTTTACTTAGTTAGATACGGTGTTATAAACTGGGTTCCAACTTACTTACAAGAAGTAAGACACTTTAATCCAAAAGATTCATCTATAGCATTTGCTTTATTTGAATATGCAGCTATTCCAGGAACTATTATAGTTGGATGGATTAGTGATCACATATTCCATGGAAGACGTGCTCCAATAGGAATCATTTGTATGGTTGGAGTTGCAGTTGCAACATTTGTTTATTGGAAGAGTTCAAGCCCAATGGCAATCAATTGTGCTTTAGCATCAATCGGTGCTTTAATCTACGGACCTGTTATGCTTATAGGTGTTAGTGCATTAGACCTTGTACCTAAGAAAGCTGCAGGAACAGCTGCTGGTTTCACTGGACTATTTGGATACATGGGTGGACAAGTTGCAGCAGAAGTTGCAATGGGTGCTGTTGTTGATAAGTTTAGCTGGGACGGTGGATTCATATTATTAATGGTTTCATGTGTTTTAGCAATATTCTTCTTATCATTCACATGGAATTCTCATAATATTGCAGCTAAAAAAGCTAATTAA
- the ispF gene encoding 2-C-methyl-D-erythritol 2,4-cyclodiphosphate synthase yields MRVGLGYDVHKLVENRKLILGGVEIPYEKGLLGHSDADVLLHAIMDSLLGACALGDIGRHFPDTDNKFKGISSIKLLEEVNKLIIKNGYIINNIDSVIIAQKPKLAPYIENMRVNISNALNIEIDKINIKATTEEGLGFTGSMLGISSQSICSVIKK; encoded by the coding sequence ATGAGAGTTGGACTTGGATATGATGTTCATAAACTGGTTGAAAATAGAAAATTAATTTTAGGTGGAGTTGAAATTCCTTATGAAAAAGGATTGTTAGGTCATTCTGATGCAGATGTTTTATTACATGCAATAATGGATTCATTATTAGGGGCTTGTGCATTAGGAGACATTGGTCGCCATTTTCCTGATACTGATAATAAATTCAAAGGAATATCTAGTATAAAACTTTTAGAAGAAGTAAATAAATTAATCATAAAAAATGGATATATTATAAATAATATTGATTCTGTTATTATTGCTCAAAAACCAAAACTTGCTCCATATATAGAAAATATGAGGGTAAATATATCTAATGCTCTTAATATAGAGATTGATAAAATTAATATAAAAGCCACTACAGAAGAAGGTCTTGGCTTCACAGGAAGCATGCTTGGAATATCATCGCAAAGCATATGTTCTGTTATTAAAAAATAA
- a CDS encoding anti-sigma factor domain-containing protein, translating to MDKLKIRYVFSSSPNILLIGGKIDINRNKQIESCLKRLPAYNILLKDLINYPPKEKQRNIILNISYYILEDENLRDSVERKRELPIRNVCKKIDISEEFLRTWKEYILFYYVIFSNENYKLIQEYLKIEEKSNNVATLNNIKKTEFFRGLVLKSLNNSAYILTSNGELIKIKCDKNIKIGQEISGQQKKTFRYYKIHVCILIFLIMIMGMSLYSHYCKPQSTIIVNTTSAIKLECNFLDKVIYSYSASEKGRKLIISTDVLHQDIDESIKEILDYAINNEMIPSDNKILITVNGETLKYGILKETSKYLNEVNEKNKSENKSQISVLINNGGNQHKLTTSSYE from the coding sequence ATGGACAAGCTAAAAATTAGATATGTCTTTTCATCATCACCAAATATATTATTAATAGGTGGAAAAATAGATATAAATAGAAATAAGCAAATAGAATCATGTTTAAAAAGATTACCTGCATACAATATTCTACTTAAGGATTTAATTAACTATCCTCCTAAAGAAAAGCAGCGTAATATAATTTTAAATATCTCTTATTATATATTAGAGGATGAAAATTTAAGGGATTCTGTTGAAAGAAAAAGAGAATTACCTATAAGGAATGTTTGTAAAAAAATTGATATTAGTGAAGAATTTTTAAGAACATGGAAAGAATATATTTTATTTTATTATGTTATTTTTTCAAACGAAAATTATAAATTAATTCAAGAATATTTAAAGATAGAAGAAAAATCAAATAATGTAGCAACTTTAAATAATATAAAAAAAACAGAGTTTTTTAGGGGGTTAGTATTAAAAAGCTTAAATAATAGCGCATATATTTTAACATCAAATGGAGAATTAATTAAAATAAAGTGTGATAAAAATATTAAAATTGGACAAGAAATTAGTGGGCAACAGAAAAAAACTTTTAGGTATTATAAGATACATGTTTGTATATTGATATTTTTAATAATGATAATGGGGATGTCTTTATATTCACATTACTGTAAACCACAAAGCACAATAATAGTAAATACAACATCAGCTATAAAATTAGAATGCAATTTTTTAGATAAAGTTATATATTCATATTCTGCAAGCGAAAAGGGTCGTAAACTTATAATTTCAACTGATGTTTTACATCAAGATATTGATGAGTCTATAAAAGAAATTTTAGATTATGCAATTAACAATGAAATGATACCTTCAGATAATAAAATATTAATAACTGTAAATGGTGAAACTTTAAAATATGGTATATTAAAAGAAACAAGCAAATATTTAAATGAAGTAAATGAAAAAAATAAAAGCGAGAATAAGAGTCAAATTTCTGTTTTAATAAATAATGGTGGAAATCAACATAAATTAACAACAAGTTCATATGAATAA
- a CDS encoding polysaccharide deacetylase family protein, with the protein MKISNNFFTKKTIIISTCILICVIISYFMYNNLFLKNTVDKNLNNSTTNETIDNNNTEINDKDKEISNVEDEKEINTNNDLKLTNDNIGVPVLYYHSVKNSENNEVIIAPQKLRNQLRYIKDSGYTTLTLKELENHLLNNTPIPEKSIVITFDDGYMDNYTNAFPILKDLDMKATIFCITFELDGKYYLSEEAIKKMSDYGIDIQSHTAGHPDLTKMTYDEQLKEFLESKETLEAITEKPVTSIAYPYGNYDDNSVRAAKDAGFKLGFTTDLGLSDRGDNPLLLNRIYISSNYDMDTFKQLLENTKK; encoded by the coding sequence TTGAAAATTTCAAATAACTTTTTCACAAAAAAAACAATCATTATATCAACTTGTATTTTAATTTGTGTAATTATTTCATATTTTATGTATAATAACTTATTCTTAAAAAACACTGTTGATAAAAATTTAAATAACTCTACCACTAATGAGACTATTGATAATAATAATACAGAAATTAATGATAAAGATAAAGAAATCTCTAATGTTGAAGATGAAAAAGAAATTAACACAAACAATGATTTAAAATTAACCAATGATAATATTGGAGTTCCAGTATTATATTATCATTCAGTTAAAAATTCTGAAAATAATGAGGTTATTATAGCTCCTCAAAAACTTAGAAATCAACTTAGATATATAAAGGATTCTGGATATACTACTTTAACTCTTAAAGAATTAGAAAATCATTTATTAAACAATACTCCCATTCCAGAAAAAAGCATTGTAATTACTTTTGACGATGGATATATGGATAACTATACTAATGCATTTCCTATATTAAAAGATTTAGATATGAAAGCTACTATATTTTGTATTACTTTTGAATTAGATGGAAAATATTATCTTTCTGAGGAAGCTATAAAGAAAATGTCTGATTATGGAATAGATATTCAAAGCCATACTGCTGGTCATCCTGATCTTACTAAGATGACATATGATGAACAATTAAAGGAATTTTTAGAATCTAAAGAAACATTAGAAGCAATTACTGAAAAACCGGTTACTAGTATTGCTTATCCTTATGGGAACTATGATGATAATAGTGTAAGAGCAGCTAAAGATGCTGGCTTTAAATTAGGATTTACTACAGATTTAGGCCTTTCTGATAGAGGTGATAATCCACTATTACTTAATAGAATCTATATAAGTTCTAATTATGATATGGATACATTCAAACAGCTATTAGAAAACACAAAAAAATAA
- a CDS encoding DUF3298 and DUF4163 domain-containing protein, whose amino-acid sequence MHLISNIISVFLIPLMLSQSYPQYMFINNIIKNDNNLKIVEKSINKNLSYLIEDIRILQIEGGKDKNKVDNINSKINSDIMKNVIEAEKTSAEYFKENIPNFPYQILSKYIVSRNDNNILSFYNDYYEFLGGAHGMTTRTSYTINKNKEEFLKLNDLFKSGYNYLDIINKEIEKQIRMNPDNYFDSGKIFKGIDENHNFYLDENNLIIYYQLYDIAPYVYGIPEFKIPINLFDENFIYS is encoded by the coding sequence ATGCATTTAATTTCAAATATTATATCAGTATTTTTAATTCCCTTGATGTTATCACAAAGTTATCCACAATACATGTTTATAAATAATATAATAAAAAACGACAACAATCTAAAAATTGTGGAAAAGTCTATAAATAAAAATTTAAGTTATTTAATAGAAGATATTAGAATTTTGCAAATTGAAGGTGGAAAAGATAAAAATAAAGTAGATAATATAAATTCAAAAATAAATTCTGATATTATGAAAAATGTAATAGAAGCAGAAAAAACTTCAGCAGAATATTTTAAAGAAAATATTCCTAATTTTCCGTATCAAATATTATCTAAGTATATTGTTAGTAGAAACGATAATAATATTTTAAGTTTTTATAATGATTATTATGAATTTTTAGGTGGAGCACATGGAATGACTACTAGGACTTCATATACAATAAATAAAAATAAAGAAGAATTTTTAAAATTAAATGATTTATTTAAATCAGGATATAATTATTTAGATATAATAAATAAAGAAATTGAAAAGCAAATAAGAATGAATCCTGACAATTATTTTGATTCAGGAAAAATATTTAAAGGTATAGATGAAAATCATAATTTTTATTTGGATGAAAATAATCTTATAATATATTATCAATTATATGATATAGCACCATATGTATATGGAATTCCAGAATTTAAAATTCCAATAAATTTATTTGATGAAAATTTTATTTATAGTTAG
- a CDS encoding YitT family protein: MKKFLKEYMIITIGLIIVAIGLEMFFYSNNIASGGVSGLALILNKILGIEPGIVMLVCNIVLFIVAFIFIGGSFGIKSMYAAFGLSFILSAVEKFYKPVAITNNLVLATIFGSVLVAMGTAIMYTQNATTGGTSITAKILSKYCHMDFGKGLLISDSVVILLAIYTFGIELGLFGLLSVYLTGILIDKFIDGFNLSKQVMIFTDKEELVANYIMKDVARGCTVFYGKGGYTKKQNCVILTILSRTQFIKLKQFMMKNDPNAFITVNEITEVLGQGFKNILDN; the protein is encoded by the coding sequence ATGAAGAAGTTCTTAAAAGAATATATGATAATAACTATAGGTCTTATAATAGTTGCAATTGGTCTTGAAATGTTTTTCTATTCCAACAATATAGCATCTGGAGGAGTTTCTGGATTAGCATTAATTTTAAATAAAATTTTAGGAATTGAACCTGGAATAGTAATGCTTGTATGTAATATTGTATTATTTATTGTTGCTTTTATATTTATTGGCGGTAGTTTTGGAATAAAGAGTATGTATGCAGCATTTGGTTTATCCTTCATATTATCAGCTGTAGAAAAATTTTATAAACCAGTAGCAATAACTAATAATTTAGTTTTAGCAACTATATTTGGAAGTGTACTAGTAGCTATGGGAACAGCAATTATGTATACTCAAAATGCAACCACAGGAGGAACTAGTATTACAGCTAAAATATTAAGTAAGTATTGTCATATGGATTTTGGAAAAGGATTATTAATATCAGATTCAGTGGTTATATTATTGGCAATTTATACATTTGGTATAGAACTGGGATTATTTGGATTGTTAAGTGTGTACTTAACTGGTATTTTAATAGATAAATTTATAGATGGATTTAATTTATCAAAACAAGTTATGATTTTTACTGATAAAGAAGAACTTGTAGCAAATTACATAATGAAAGATGTTGCGAGAGGGTGTACTGTTTTTTATGGAAAAGGTGGATATACTAAAAAACAAAATTGCGTTATTCTAACAATATTAAGCAGAACTCAGTTTATTAAATTAAAGCAATTTATGATGAAGAATGATCCTAATGCATTTATAACAGTAAATGAAATAACAGAAGTATTAGGTCAAGGATTTAAAAATATATTAGATAATTAA
- the hydE gene encoding [FeFe] hydrogenase H-cluster radical SAM maturase HydE — MKNLIEKASITHELNKDEILQLLSCDNINDYLFKAADKVREKSLGNIVHLRGLIEFTNICKRNCLYCGLRRDNKNIKRYRLSKEEIIDFANKAVSYGYKTIVLQGGEDDFFTKEKMVEIIKEIKNLNVALTLSLGEKTYEEYKAFKEAGADRYLLRIETTNKKLYEEMDPMMSYDERLKCLENLGDLDYEVGTGILVGLPNQTLDSLADDILFFKKLNADMIGIGPFIPNEDTPLKNSQGGNLNLALKVMAITRLLLPDINIPATTAMESLHKNGRILALQSGANVVMPNVTEGEYRKLYALYPGKICTGDTPSHCRGCITGKINSINREISDGYGFRGNQNKNSHNK, encoded by the coding sequence ATGAAAAATTTAATTGAAAAAGCAAGTATTACACATGAACTAAATAAAGATGAGATATTACAATTACTATCATGCGACAATATAAATGATTATTTATTTAAAGCTGCTGATAAAGTTCGTGAAAAATCTTTAGGTAATATTGTTCATTTAAGAGGATTAATAGAATTCACCAATATATGTAAGAGAAACTGTTTATATTGTGGATTAAGAAGAGATAATAAAAATATAAAAAGATATAGATTAAGTAAAGAGGAAATTATAGATTTTGCCAATAAAGCTGTATCTTATGGTTATAAAACTATAGTTCTTCAAGGTGGAGAAGATGACTTTTTTACTAAAGAAAAAATGGTGGAAATAATAAAAGAAATCAAAAATTTAAATGTAGCATTAACATTAAGTTTAGGTGAAAAGACTTATGAAGAATATAAAGCTTTTAAAGAAGCTGGTGCTGATAGATATTTACTTCGTATTGAAACAACTAACAAAAAACTTTATGAAGAAATGGACCCTATGATGAGCTATGATGAACGATTAAAGTGTCTAGAAAATTTAGGAGATTTAGATTATGAAGTTGGGACAGGCATATTAGTTGGATTACCAAATCAAACATTAGATTCTTTAGCCGATGATATTTTATTTTTCAAAAAATTAAATGCTGATATGATTGGTATTGGTCCTTTTATCCCTAATGAAGATACACCACTTAAAAACTCTCAAGGTGGAAATTTAAATTTAGCTTTAAAAGTAATGGCTATAACTAGATTGTTACTTCCTGACATAAATATTCCTGCTACTACTGCAATGGAATCATTGCATAAAAACGGTCGTATATTAGCACTTCAAAGTGGTGCTAATGTAGTTATGCCAAATGTAACTGAAGGTGAGTATAGAAAGCTCTATGCATTATATCCTGGCAAGATTTGTACTGGAGATACTCCTTCTCATTGTAGAGGATGTATAACTGGGAAAATAAACTCAATTAACAGAGAGATTTCTGATGGATATGGATTTAGAGGAAATCAAAACAAAAATTCTCATAATAAATAA